The Maylandia zebra isolate NMK-2024a linkage group LG7, Mzebra_GT3a, whole genome shotgun sequence genome contains a region encoding:
- the LOC101473571 gene encoding troponin I, slow skeletal muscle, which translates to MTMLENEKQFKKDERERILAERVPDLQISGLSLQDLQNFCKQLHQKIDVVDEERYDIALKVTKNDKEIQDLSQKIFDLKGKMKRPNLRRVRVSADAMLGALLGSKVKESVDFKANLKTVKKEEEKKEEVTDWRKNVDAMSGMEGRKKLFNAGQ; encoded by the exons ATGACTATGCTGGAGAACGAAAAACAATTCAAAAAAGATGAACGAGAGAGGATCCTTGCTGAGAGAGTGCCAGACCTCCAAATATCCGGTCTGTCTTTGCAGGACCTACAG AATTTTTGCAAGCAGCTACATCAGAAGATTGACGTGGTTGATGAGGAGCGCTATGATATTGCTCTTAAGGTGACAAAAAATGACAAGGAG ATACAGGATCTGTCTCAAAAGATCTTTGACTTGAAAGGCAAGATGAAGAGACCCAATCTGAGGAGGGTGAGGGTGTCTGCTGATGCAATGCTGGGAGCTCTGCTGGGCTCCAAGGTCAAAGAGTCTGTGGACTTCAAGGCCAACCTCAAGACTgtgaagaaagaggaggagaag AAAGAGGAAGTGACTGATTGGCGTAAGAACGTGGATGCCATGTCTGGTATGGAGGGCAGAAAGAAGCTGTTCAATGCTGGACAATAG
- the bpgm gene encoding bisphosphoglycerate mutase — MSKYKLFLLRHGEGAWNKENRFCSWVDQKLSENGVKEAQDCGRLLKEQGYKFDIVFTSILSRSIQTAWLVIEAMGQEWVPVVKSWRLNERHYGSLIGLNRAEMAQQHGEEKVKLWRRSYDITPPPIDESHPYFHEIYNDRRYTTCDVSKEKLPRAESLKEVLDRLLPYWDSTVVPVIRKGKTALISAHGNSCRALLKHLEGISDEDIASVTLPTGIPVLLELDENLKPVKPRQLLGDQEKIQAAIKKVEDQGKAKTTT; from the exons ATGTCCAAGTACAAACTGTTTCTGCTGAGACATGGAGAAGGGGCCTGGAATAAAGAGAACCGATTCTGCAGCTGGGTGGACCAGAAGCTGAGTGAGAATGGGGTGAAGGAGGCCCAGGACTGTGGAAGGCTCTTGAAGGAGCAGGGATACAAGTTTGACATCGTGTTCACGTCCATACTTAGCCGCTCGATCCAGACAGCATGGCTGGTGATTGAGGCTATGGGTCAGGAATGGGTCCCTGTTGTCAAGTCCTGGAGGCTTAACGAACGACACTACGGCTCTCTGATTGGACTCAACCGGGCAGAAATGGCTCAGCAACATGGAGAGGAAAAAGTGAAGCTGTGGAGAAGGAGCTATGACATCACTCCACCCCCGATTGATGAATCCCACCCTTACTTCCATGAAATCTACAATGACCGTAGATACACCACATGTGATGTCTCGAAGGAGAAGCTTCCCCGAGCTGAGAGCCTGAAGGAGGTGTTGGACAGGCTGCTGCCATACTGGGACAGCACTGTGGTGCCAGTGATAAGGAAGGGCAAGACTGCCCTCATTTCTGCTCATGGAAACAGCTGCAGGGCCCTGCTGAAACACCTGGAAG GTATATCAGATGAGGACATTGCCAGCGTGACTTTACCTACAGGGATACCTGTGCTGCTCGAGCTGGATGAAAACCTCAAGCCGGTGAAACCTCGACAACTGCTGGGAGACCAGGAAAAGATTCAGGCAGCCATTAAAAAGGTGGAAGACCAGGGAAAAGCCAAAACAACAACTTGA